In the genome of Sardina pilchardus chromosome 14, fSarPil1.1, whole genome shotgun sequence, one region contains:
- the marchf5l gene encoding E3 ubiquitin-protein ligase MARCHF5 isoform X2 has translation MACTEEPPEKHCWVCFATEREDRVAEWVSPCRCRGCTKWIHQNCLQRWLDEKQKGNGGGAVSCPQCGTEYRIVFPKMGPLVYFLQQADRALSRASPFAAAGVVVGTVYWSAVTYGAVTVMQVVGHKKGLDVMERADPLFLLMGLPTIPVMLVLGKMIRWEDYVVRLWQRHSAKLNGLVPGLGRTLPRMPADGGYGGDHVSVSRTLCGALIFPSIANLVGRLMFRRVTSNLQRTILGGIAFVVIKGMLKVYFKQQQYLIQANRHILDYPAREERADDHSEEDNEDSGNE, from the exons ATGGCCTGTACAGAGGAACCCCCAGAGAA GCACTGCTGGGTATGCTTTGCCACAGAGCGGGAGGACCGGGTGGCAGAGTGGGTGAGCCCCTGTCGGTGTAGAGGCTGCACCAAGTGGATCCATCAGAACTGTCTGCAGCGCTGGCTGGATGAGAAGCAGAAGGGCAATGGCGGTGGTGCTGTCAGCTGTCCACAGTGTGGCACTGAGTACCGCATTGTCTTTCCCAAAATGG GCCCATTAGTGTACTTCCTGCAGCAGGCTGACAGAGCTCTGTCCAGAGCCAGTCCATTTGCCGCTGCAGGCGTGGTGGTTGGCACCGTCTACTGGTCAGCCGTCACCTATGGAGCTGTCACTGTGATGCAG GTAGTAGGCCATAAAAAGGGCTTGGACGTGATGGAGCGTGCCGACCCGCTGTTCCTGCTCATGGGTTTGCCCACCATTCCAGTCATGCTGGTCCTAGGGAAGATGATTCGCTGGGAGGACTATGTGGTGCGGCTCTGGCAGCGACACTCTGCCAAGCTTAATGGCCTTGTCCCTG gtctCGGGCGGACTCTGCCCCGTATGCCAGCAGATGGGGGCTACGGAGGAGACCATGTGTCCGTGTCGCGCACCCTGTGTGGAGCCCTCATCTTCCCCTCCATCGCCAACCTGGTGGGCAGGCTCATGTTCCGCAGGGTCACCTCCAACCTCCAGCGCACAATCCTA GGAGGCATTGCCTTTGTTGTGATTAAAGGGATGCTGAAGGTGTATTTCAAACAACAGCAGTACCTCATCCAGGCCAACCGTCACATCCTTGACTACCCTGCTCGGGAGGAGCGGGCAGATGATCACAGCGAGGAAGACAATGAGGACAGTGGAAACGAGTAG
- the actr1b gene encoding actin related protein 1B, translated as MESYDIIANQPVVIDNGSGVVKAGFAGDQIPKYCFPNYVGRPKHVRVMAGALEGDIFIGPKAEEHRGLLSVRYPMEHGIVKDWNDMERIWQYVYSKEQLQTFSEEHPVLLTEAPLNPSKNRERAAEVFFETFNVPALFISMQAVLSLYATGRTTGVVLDAGDGVTHAVPIYEGFAIPHSIMRVDIAGRDVSRYLRLLLRKEGYDFHTSAEFEVVRTIKERACYLSLNPQKDETLETEKAQYTLPDGSTLDIGPARFRAPELLFRPDLIGDESEGIHEVLAFAIQKSDMDLRRTLFSNIVLSGGSTLLKGFGDRLLSEVKKLAPKDVKIKISAPQERLYSTWIGGSILASLDTFKKMWVSKKEYEEDRARAIHRKTF; from the exons ATGGAGTCTTATGACATTATAGCTAACCAGCCGGTTGTGATTGATAAT GGCTCTGGTGTCGTCAAAGCTGGCTTTGCAGGAGACCAGATCCCCAAATACTGCTTCCCAAATTA TGTGGGACGTCCAAAGCATGTTCGAGTTATGGCTGGTGCCCTGGAAGGGGATATATTTATCGGACCTAAAGCTGAG GAGCACAGAGGTTTGTTGTCTGTGCGATATCCTATGGAGCATGGCATTGTGAAGGACTGGAATGACATGGAGCGCATCTGGCAATATGTCTACTCCAAGGAGCAATTGCAGACCTTCTCTGAAGAG CATCCTGTACTGCTTACTGAGGCACCGCTGAACCCCAGCAAAAACCGTGAGCGCGCAGCTGAGGTGTTCTTCGAGACCTTCAATGTTCCAGCCCTTTTCATCTCTATGCAGGCAGTTCTTAGCTT GTATGCCACAGGCCGTACAACTGGTGTGGTGTTAGATGCAGGGGATGGAGTGACACATGCTGTGCCCATTTATGAGGGTTTTGCTATCCCGCATTCCATCATGCGGGTAGATATCGCTGGGCGTGATGTCTCCCGCTATCTGCGTCTGCTCCTGCGCAAGGAAGGTTATGACTTCCACACCTCAGCTGAGTTTGAGGTGGTGCGCACCATCAAAGAG AGAGCTTGTTACCTGTCCCTGAACCCCCAGAAGGATGAAACActtgagacagagaaagcacaATATACCCTTCCTGATGGGAGCACTTTGGAT ATTGGGCCTGCACGGTTCCGTGCTCCTGAGCTCCTGTTCCGACCCGACCTGATTGGAGATGAAAGTGAGGGCATCCATGAAGTGCTGGCATTTGCTATCCAGAAATCAGACATGGACCTGAGACGCACACTCTTTTCCAACATAGTCCTGTCTGGAGGTTCAACACTCCTGAAAG GTTTTGGGGACCGGTTGTTGAGTGAGGTGAAAAAGCTTGCACCCAAAGATGTTAAAATAAAG ATTTCTGCGCCACAGGAGAGACTGTATTCCACATGGATAGG GGGATCCATCCTTGCTTCATTGGATACTTTCAAGAAAATGTGGGTGTCCAAGAAGGAGTATGAAGAAGACCGTGCCCGTGCCATCCATAGGAAGACCTTTTAA
- the kctd9b gene encoding BTB/POZ domain-containing protein KCTD9b, with product MLKVSASADSCSPFNTENPQVMRRVTLFVNGTSSNGKVVAVYGTLVDLLSVASSKLGIKASNIYNGKGGLIDDIALVRDDDVLYVSEGDSFVDPQEDFEDHGDFPIQAHTDWLTLNVGGRCFTTTRSTLVSKEPDSMLAHMFREKDVWGNKQDDQGAYLIDRSPDYFEPILNYLRHGQLIINEGINLRGVLEEARFFGMEQLAEQLEGLIRNSQPPDDHSPISRKELVRFLLATPTKSELRCQGLNFSGADLSRLDLRYINFKMANLSRCNLTHSNLCGSNLERADLSYSNLEGANLQGVKMLCTNAEGATLKGCNFEDPAGLKANLEGANLKGVDMEGSQMTGINLRVATLKNAKLKNCNLRGATLAGTDLENCDLSGCDLQEANLRGSNVKGAIFEEMLTPLHMSQSVR from the exons ATGTTAAAGGTCTCAGCTTCTGCCGACTCTTGTAGCCCATTTAACACTGAAAATCCACAAGTGATGCGGAGAGTGACGCTCTTTGTAAATGGAACTTCCAGCAATGGCAAG GTTGTGGCTGTGTATGGGACTTTAGTCGACCTACTCTCAGTAGCAAGCAGCAAACTTGGTATCAAAGCTTCGAACATTTATAACGGGAAGGGAGGCCTCATTGACGACATAGCCCTAGTAAG GGATGATGATGTCCTTTATGTGTCAGAGGGAGATAGTTTTGTTG ATCCACAAGAAGATTTTGAGGATCATGGAGATTTCCCCATCCAGGCGCACACTGACTGGTTGACCCTGAATGTTGGTGGACGTTGTTTCACCACCACCAG gAGCACTTTGGTAAGCAAGGAGCCAGACAGTATGTTGGCTCATATGTTTCGAGAAAAAG ATGTTTGGGGAAACAAGCAAGATGACCAAGGTGCATACCTCATTGATCGCAGTCCAGACTACTTTGAGCCCATCCTCAACTACCTCAGACACGGCCAGTTAATTATCAATGAGGGGATCAATCTCCGGG GTGTGTTGGAGGAGGCACGCTTTTTCGGAATGGAGCAGCTGGCTGAACAGCTGGAGGGCTTAATAAGG AATTCCCAGCCACCTGATGATCACTCGCCAATCTCCCGCAAAGAGCTGGTGCGCTTCCTGTTGGCCACACCCACTAAATCTGAGCTACGCTGTCAG GGTTTGAATTTCAGTGGTGCAGACCTCTCTCGTCTTGATCTGCGTTACATTAATTTCAAGATGGCCAACCTCAGTCGCTGCAACCTCACACACTCCAACCTCTGTGGTTCCAACCTGGAGAGGGCAGACCTATCCTACTCCAACCTAGAG GGTGCCAATTTGCAGGGTGTGAAGATGTTGTGCACCAATGCAGAGGGTGCCACCTTGAAAGGCTGCAATTTTGAGGATCCAGCTGGGCTCAAGGCCAActtggaag GTGCCAACTTGAAAGGAGTCGACATGGAGGGCAGTCAGATGACTGGCATCAATCTCCGGGTGGCCACCCTGAAGAACGCCAAGCTGAAGAACTGTAACCTACGAGGGGCCACACTTGCAGGGACAGACCTTGAG AACTGTGACCTGTCCGGCTGTGACCTTCAGGAGGCTAATCTGCGGGGCTCCAACGTGAAGGGGGCCATCTTTGAGGAGATGCTGACTCCACTGCACATGTCCCAGAGTGTCCGATAG
- the marchf5l gene encoding E3 ubiquitin-protein ligase MARCHF5 isoform X1 — protein MACTEEPPEKHCWVCFATEREDRVAEWVSPCRCRGCTKWIHQNCLQRWLDEKQKGNGGGAVSCPQCGTEYRIVFPKMGPLVYFLQQADRALSRASPFAAAGVVVGTVYWSAVTYGAVTVMQLFALQVVGHKKGLDVMERADPLFLLMGLPTIPVMLVLGKMIRWEDYVVRLWQRHSAKLNGLVPGLGRTLPRMPADGGYGGDHVSVSRTLCGALIFPSIANLVGRLMFRRVTSNLQRTILGGIAFVVIKGMLKVYFKQQQYLIQANRHILDYPAREERADDHSEEDNEDSGNE, from the exons ATGGCCTGTACAGAGGAACCCCCAGAGAA GCACTGCTGGGTATGCTTTGCCACAGAGCGGGAGGACCGGGTGGCAGAGTGGGTGAGCCCCTGTCGGTGTAGAGGCTGCACCAAGTGGATCCATCAGAACTGTCTGCAGCGCTGGCTGGATGAGAAGCAGAAGGGCAATGGCGGTGGTGCTGTCAGCTGTCCACAGTGTGGCACTGAGTACCGCATTGTCTTTCCCAAAATGG GCCCATTAGTGTACTTCCTGCAGCAGGCTGACAGAGCTCTGTCCAGAGCCAGTCCATTTGCCGCTGCAGGCGTGGTGGTTGGCACCGTCTACTGGTCAGCCGTCACCTATGGAGCTGTCACTGTGATGCAG CTTTTTGCTCTGCAGGTAGTAGGCCATAAAAAGGGCTTGGACGTGATGGAGCGTGCCGACCCGCTGTTCCTGCTCATGGGTTTGCCCACCATTCCAGTCATGCTGGTCCTAGGGAAGATGATTCGCTGGGAGGACTATGTGGTGCGGCTCTGGCAGCGACACTCTGCCAAGCTTAATGGCCTTGTCCCTG gtctCGGGCGGACTCTGCCCCGTATGCCAGCAGATGGGGGCTACGGAGGAGACCATGTGTCCGTGTCGCGCACCCTGTGTGGAGCCCTCATCTTCCCCTCCATCGCCAACCTGGTGGGCAGGCTCATGTTCCGCAGGGTCACCTCCAACCTCCAGCGCACAATCCTA GGAGGCATTGCCTTTGTTGTGATTAAAGGGATGCTGAAGGTGTATTTCAAACAACAGCAGTACCTCATCCAGGCCAACCGTCACATCCTTGACTACCCTGCTCGGGAGGAGCGGGCAGATGATCACAGCGAGGAAGACAATGAGGACAGTGGAAACGAGTAG